In Bacillus sp. S3, the sequence ATCAGTTAATTACAGATATAGAGAATGAGAAAAATATTGTTTATTTTATCAATTCTAAACGAAGATTATCTTTTTTCGTTGCCATTGTTTTAGATCGAGTGAAGAAAGGGAAATTTATAAAAATTTCCGAAAAACTTTATCCTTGGGAACAAGGGATTTTTTATTTACCAGTGAATAATTTTGCAAAAAAGCTTGAACAAATGATTTCTATTGAATTACCAAAAAACGAAATATTCTTTATGCAATCCATGTTTAGTCTTAGCCAATATAATGATTATGATGGATCAGAAACTGCATCGATGAAAGAAGTGGAACTACGTAATAATAAAGAAGTCTCTCAAATGGTCAATCGGTTTTTAACGTTATTGGTCGAGGTTTATCCCAATATTGATATGAATGAACGATTTCTCTTGGAAATATATGAGTTCTTTGACAAGCTATTAATCGATAATGCCATTCCTGAATTGCTGTTGATTTCAAAAAGTAATTTAACTGTATATGTTCAAAAAGAGTGTCAGCAGATTTATCAAGAATTACAAACTTGCATGCAAAAGTGGAATACCGCTTACCCTTCTGTATTGTTTAATGACTTTCATTTAACAAAATTAACATTACTAGTTAGTTCTAGCTTACGTTATAAAAGTAAAAAAGCTTTCTTGGTGATCGGAGAAGAATTTTCCATCCGTCATTACATTGCGAATTTGATAAAAAAGGAAATTGGGGACCAGTTGATCATTAATACTTCAATCATGAAAGGGCTGACTGATGAAATTGTGCAGCAGCATCATATTGATTTCGTTATCAGTAATTTCCCCGTTGCATTAAAGACAGTGCCCGTTGTTATTATTTCTACGATTCCAACTAAAAGAGATTTAGATAATATTCGCAAAGAATTGCTTTTGTAATTTTGGTCCATTTTCTTCTGTTCTCTACGTAAGATTTTGGTCTAGTTTGTAAATATAAAAAAAAGTATCCTCAAAGTAGCTTCTTAGACAAGCTACTTTTTTTATTTAAGAATTGCTGGGGTAACCCCCTTTTTAGCGATAAGTGGAAACGGTTTCCTTAGTTAACTTAAATTTGTCATTCGAATAATAAGGAGGAAAAGATATGAGTGTGCATTTAGGAGCAAAGAAAGGGGAAATAGCAGAAATTGTTTTGCTTCCAGGGGATCCGTTACGTGCAAAATTTGTGGCAGAGCATTTTTTAGAGGATGCCTATTGTTATAACGAGGTAAGAGGAATGTATGGGTACACTGGATTCTATAAAGGTGTGCAGGTTTCCGTACAAGGGACGGGGATGGGAAATCCATCGATGAGCATCTATGCAACTGAATTGATCAACGATTATGGGGCGAAAAAATTGATTCGTATTGGTACCTGTGGTGCTATGCAAAAAGAGCTTAAAATCCGTGATATTATATTAGCCCAAGCGGTTTCCTCTGATAGCAATATGACAGAGAAGATTTTTTATGGGTGTAATTATGCACCAACGGCGGATTTTTCGCTGTTAATGAAAGCATACCAGGAAGCGCAAAGTAAAAATGCAACTGTCTATGTAGGCAACATTTATAATTCAGATGAATTTTACCGTGAAACATTAGACAGGCTTCATAAATTTATGGATTTCGGTGTATTAGCGGTAGAAATGGAGAGCACAGCCCTTTATACGTTAGCTGCCAAATATGGTGTAAAAGCATTATCGATTTTGACAGTAGGGAGTCAATTATTAACAAATGAACGCTTAACCCATAAAGAAAGTGAGAAATCCTTTTACGAAATGGTGGAAATCGCTCTTAATACAGCCATTCATGACTAATGCATATGCAAAAGTGAGCGGGTAAGGAAAGAAAGTGGGAAGGAAATGAGAATAATTCTGTCTGGATTCCAGTGGATGATTTTTATGATTGCTGGTGCAATTGCTGCCCCAATTGCTATCGCAGATTTATATAACTTAACGCCAATGGAAACGACTGGACTCATCCAGAGCACAATTATTACGTTAGGGATAGCAGGCTTTTTACAAGGGTTGATTGGTCATAAATTGCCTATTCATGAAGGTCCGGCAGGTTTATGGTGGAGCATCTTTACCATTTATGCGAGTTTAGTAGGGGTATTATATACGTCACATATTGCTGCCTTGCAAGCTTTATGTGGAGGAATGATCATTAGCGGCGTTTTATTTATCTTACTTTCATTGTTTAAGCTGATGGATAAAATCGCCAGCCTCTTTACACCCGCTGTTACGTTTATCTATTTACTTCTATTAATTTTACAATTAAGCGGTTCCTTCATGAAAGGGATGATGGGAATTACATCAGCCCGCACAATAGTAGATGGCAAAGTATTTTTACTTAGTGTGATCATCATTTGTATCACCTTTTGGCTGGGGAATAGCCGATTTCTTTTATTGCAGCGGTTTTCAGTATTAATAAGTATATGTATAGGCTGGTCATTATTTATTGTTTTCGGTAATATCCCGGCGATTTCACAGGCGGATACGCTCATTCAGCTGCCGAAGGTCTTCCCATTCGGCAGACCGAGCTTTGATGCTGCAACAATCACTACTGCGTGTTTATTAACACTGTTATTAATAACTAATGCAATAGCATCCATTCGTTTGATGGAATCCGTTATGAAACAACAGGACTCAATGGACCATCGTCGTTATTTCCGTGCCGGATTTACATCGGGGATGAATCAATTAATTTGCGGCTGCCTGGGAGCCATTGGCTCAGTACCTATTTCGGGAGCGGCAGGATTTGTTGAACAAACAGGTATGAGGGAGCGCAAATCGTATGTAATTGGCTGCAGCTTAGTGATCGCTACCTCTCTGCTTCCGCCGATTATGAATATAATAGCAGCTATTCCAGCACCTATAGGCTATGCTGTGACATTTGTTATTTTTGTTAAAATGGTTGGATTATCTTTGAAAGAATTAAAAAGCGTGATTCACGAAGAGCGGACTTTAATTGTTTGTGGAGTTTCTTTGTTAGTTGGCGTTGGTTTAATGTTTATCCCTTCATCAGCCACCATTCATTTATCTCCAATCGCGGCGGCTATTTTAAATAATGGGTTAATTTGTGGAAGTCTTTCAGCTATTATTCTAGAACAAGGATTACTAGTGAAAGAAAGGCATGGGACTAAGCATATTCGTTAAACAATGGAAGCGTATAAACAGGAAAAATGGAACGAGCTTTTTAACCGATACTTTGGAGGAATATTACTATGCATTATATAATTTCTGTTGCTGGCCTGATGATTGTTCTCTTACTGGCATGGCTTGCGAGTAATGATAAGAAAAAGATTAAATATCGTCCAATCATTACCATGATTGTTATTCAAATTGTGTTAGGATTGCTGTTACTAAAAACGAGTGTAGGGGAATTTTTAATTAAAGGTTTTGCGGATAGTTTTGCAAAATTGCTTGAATATGCCAACGAAGGAACGAACTTTGTCTTTGGCGGGATTGCCAACGAAGGTGCGCATACATTTTTCCTTTTTGTTTTGATGCCGATTGTTTTTATGTCAGCAATAATAGGGATTTTACAACATTATAAAATACTGCCTTTTATTATAAGGTATATTGGTTTAGTACTAAGCAAAGTAAATGGAATGGGAAAACTAGAATCATATAACGCAGTTGCAGCAGCAATTGTAGGGCAGAATGAAGTGTTTATTTCGGTAAAAAACCAACTTGGATTGTTGCCTAAACATCGCTTATACACATTGTGCGCATCAGCGATGTCGACTGTATCGATGTCAATTGTTGGTTCCTATATGACCATGTTAGAACCTAGGTATGTAGTGGCTGCTTTATTATTAAACTTATTTGGCGGTTTTATCGTTGCATCTATCATTAATCCGTATGAAGTGAAACAGGAAGAAGATATTGTTGAAGTTCAGGAGGAAGAAAAACAAACATTTTTTGAAATGCTGGGCGAATATATTATGGATGGTTTTAAAGTAGCTATAGTAGTTGGGGTTATGCTGGTTGGTTTTGTTGGATTAATTGCTTTAATTAACGGGCTCTTTAGTGGGATATTCGGCATCTCTTTCCAAGGGATTTTAGGGTATGTCTTTGCGCCGATTGCCTTTGTTATGGGGGTGCCGTGGCACGAAGCAGTGAAAGCCGGCAGTATCATGGCGACAAAACTGGTTTCGAATGAATTTGTGGCCATGCTGGACTTTGTTAAGATAAAAGATAGTTTAAGTGATCGTACAACAGCCATTGTATCAGTTTTTCTCATTTCATTTGCTAACTTTGGGTCTATTGGTACAATCGTGGGTGCGGTCAAAGGATTAAATGAAAAGCAAGGTAACGTGGTTGCCCGTTTCGGATTGAAATTATTATATGGCGCTACTCTTGTAAGCGTTCTATCCGCAATAATCATCGGCATAGTATTCTAATATATTTTAAACAAGGATTATGTAAAATTAGTGCCTGAACCCCCGTTGCAATAAAGCATTAACGCAGTGGGGGTCAGGCACCATCTTCTTAAGTGGAAATTCTCTAAACTTCACTACTTTATTTCCATACCTCTTCAAGGGTATCCCTGAATAGTAAATCTAGTTGGGGTGTAAAGTTGGGTGTACTATTATTTAGTGTGTTAGCATATTTTCGTAGACGTTCAATTTCCTCATGGAGAAATTGATTGATTACTTGGATTTTAGGTTCTTTATCCAGTTCTTCTCCAGCCAATTTTCTTTTTAATAGTGTATTTATTTCATCCTTTAGTGAACCCTCTGGAACTAAATGATTCACTAATGTTGAAAATTCTAATGGGGGAAACTCATGATATTTCTCAATCCATCCTGCCGCTAAAACGGGCCTAAGTACGTAAAAATATTTTTTTATCTTCACTTCTTCCCCTTGTAAATATTCTCTGAAATTATTGGTTGCCATATTAAGATAGTGATGTAAACAGGAGTTGGGAGCGAAGATACTTGTGCTTAGCGCTTGCAACTGCTCCATCGTTGAATAAGCTTGATAGTAGACGATTCCTGAACGAAGCCATTCCAATAATGGGGGATTGGACTTTCGAAATAATCGTAAGGCTTTCGTCAATTCCCAGCCTGTAATATCAAGTAAGTTATTGATCGGTAATTCAATAACATCCCGTTTTGATCCAATACCGATTGGGTCGATGGCTAGATAATCTTCCTTTTTATGCACATAAATAAATCGGACATCATAATCACTATCTTTTGATGGAAACTGCCAAGCCCTGCTCCCCGATTCACAAGCAAAAAGAATTTTAACGTGAAAGTCTTCTTCAATTTTTTTCAGTGAGGTTAAAATGGTCTCTCTCAATTTTAAAACTCCTCCTTTTACCACTAGCCCTATGTTCTACTCCTTTGAAGCTCACCCATTAAGATGTAGTGGTAATAGTATTCTCATAGGAGAGAATTTTTCTCGTCTTTTAAATGCTGATATAATCATTAGATCATAAAGTATATAGACCCTATCCATTAGCGGATAAGGTCTTTTCTGCTTTGTTGAAATAATCACCAATTCTGAGACGCTAATTACATGGTAATTAGCAATAAACCTGTAATTATTAGTTGGTTATAATACTGGAAACGGAGAAATAGGCAACATAGCCCAGCACCATTAATAGTTGAATAATAATTCCAACAATACTACAAATTAAACCTGCGGTAGCTAATCCTCTGCCATTTTCGTTTGTTTTATTTATTTGTTTTACAGCTTTTCTAGAAAATACTATTCCAATAATGCCTAAAATAAGACCAATAAAAGGAATAAATAATGATAAAATACCGACTGTTAAAGAAATTACTGAACTATTATTTGTTTGATTTTTATCAGACATTCTAAAACCTCCCCCTCTTGATAATTTTACCATTATTAATTTGTCTTAGATACAAAATATCCTCTAGTCCCAGTTACTGCAATTAATGAGTATTTTTATGGAAATGTGTTGCCGATAGTACCTGTATCATTGGCAAATAAGGGGAAAATAATCAAGTTGAATGATATACTTTTAGCAGGTAGTAGTTAAAAGTAAAAAGAAGTTTAGATCATACATTTCGATCCATCAGTGATAGGGAGCAAGCAGGATGAGATAATTAATGCTAATGAATTCAGAAGGGAATAGATGATATGAAATTACAAGGAAAGAAAGTAGTCAGCCTGTTGCATCATGATTTTGAAGACTTAGAGCTTTGGTATCCGATTTACAGGCTTCGCGAAGAAGGAGCCGTCGTCCATCTAGCAGGAGAAGAGGCAGGCAAAGAATATACGGGTAAATATGGAGTACCTGCCCAATCGGATTACGCGTATGGCGATGTTAAAGTAGATGATTATGATGCAATTTTAGTACCCGGAGGATGGGCTCCGGATAAAATCCGCCGTTTTCCAGAAGTGCTTTCTTTAATAAAGGAAATGGACGCAAGTGAAAAGGTAATTGGCCAAATTTGTCATGCCGGCTGGGTGCTCATTTCTGCAAAGATTCTTAATGGAAAAAAAGTAACAAGTACACCCGGGATCCGGGATGATATGAAAAATGCAGGAGCAATTTGGTATGACGAGCCGGTAGTCACAGATGGCCACCTCGTATCAAGCCGCCGTCCGCCTGATCTTCCTGATTATATGAGAGAATTTATCCGGGTTTTAGAACAGAAGTAGATAAGGGGTTAGTGTGCATGACCCTTAGTGATTGAAAACCTAATACACTATTCCACTTCTATAGAATAAGAACTGAAAAGGGTCAAGCCCCTATTGCTTAAAAAACAGCAGGGGCTTGACCCTTTCACGCTAAATAATGAAGAAAAGCGAAGTTTTACCTATGCGTTAGCTTACCCAACTGAGAGACATGTTAAAAAGCATCCAAAATGCTACCGATTAATATGCTTCCTTACTTTAAAAAGACTACTGCCAAGTTCATTTAACGCAATGGCTGCTAATATAATAGCCGTGCCTAACCACTGAAGCGGAGTTACCGCTTCTGACAAAATAAGGCTGGCTGATAGGATAGCGATCGGTAATTCAATCGATGTTAATATATTGGCGATTCCACCTGAAACCAATGGTGCGCCCACTGCGAAAAATAGTGGGGGAAGGACTGCTCCAAATAGCGAAACACCAATGGCAGTCGTTAATAAGTTTGCCTCCAACGGCACTACAGTGGGAATGTCACGCATGAATAAAACAAGTACTAAGATGGTTGACCCAGTTACCATTAAAGAAGTCCGAGTCAATGGGTCTACATCTACAGCGACCTTTCCGCTGAAAAAAATAAATCCAGCATAAGTGAATGCAGATAGAATACCAAAAAGGAAACCTTTAAAAGGTAATCCCTGTATGTCACCATTTAATATATTGGAAGCAAAAAAGACTCCGATTAGAATGAAAACGATGGACATTATGGTTACAGGGGCAGGTTTAATTTTGCTGAAGATCCATTCTAAAAGAATTCCAATCCAAACGAATTGAAACATTAAAATGATGGCCAATGAGGCCGGCAGATATTGCATCGCGCCATAATAAAAAATACTTGTTAATCCGATAAAACAACCGGTTATCATAATTTGAGGAACATTCTTCTTATTAAGCCCTTTAAAGCTGGAGTGCTTAATTAGAGTAAAAGACCATAATAAACAAGAGGAAATAATCATTTGAACGATATTAATTTGGCCAAGTGAGTAGCCATAGCTAAACCCCAATTTAGCAAATATCGGTGTAAAACCAAAACATCCAGCACCTAATAATACAAATAAAATACCTTTATTTACTTTCATGATGAAACCTCCTTGACGCTCAAAACTACCGAACTATTATATCATAAATAGAAGATTGGCTGGTTCCTAGTCACTCTTTTAGGGATAGGTTCTTGATATAGGTATCTGACCCTCGTTGGGGAACCCATTTAACACGCCGGGGGTAAGGTATCACTATTTAGTGGAGGTGATAATGATTAAGGAAAAGCCTCAAGGGGCAGGGTGGAAAAACATTGTAAATCAGTCATAAATGGTTGTGCTTAGAAACTAAAGGACAGAATTTATACTGACCAAAACAAACAACACAAGCCCTGCATTTCTTTAGGATAGGGAGAGGTTGTTTTTTTTAATTAAAAGGGGAACTAATGTTCTTGAAATAATGGAGTTTGTTTGAATTTCTTGATATAATGGATATATGAAAAGGGCACAACAATTGAAGTTGAGAAAAAGTACATAGAAAACCAAAAGGAGTGTAATCATATGGCGACACCAAAAGAAAGAACTCCCTCTTTTGTAGCGACGATACGATTGAAAATGGATTCTAAGAAAGAGAAACAACTTTTGGTGTTGTCAGATTGTGCAAGGCAGCTATACAATGCCTGTCTTGGCGAATGTTTGAATAGACTTAGAAAGATTCAAGGAACGGAATTATACAAGGAAACGATTCAACTATCAAAAACGTCAGAAGCAGATGTAGAGAAACGCAGAGTTAATTTTAAAAATCTCAATGAGACGTTCGGATTTACGGATAGTTCAATCCAATCATTTGGAACAAAAACGAAAAATGATTCAAAATTTATAGCTGAACATTTGGGAACTCACGTATGCCAAAAAATCTCTACCCGAGCCTTTAAAGCAACTCAAAAATATGCTTTTAAACTGGCCAAAAAAGTGAGGTTTAAACGTAAGGGTGAGTTTGTATCGGTAGAAGGGAAAAATAATAAGACATTTCTTACGTATTCGAATGGATATGTCTTTGTAGGGAAAACGCTTACATTGAAATGCTTATTAGATCCAAAAGATCAATGGATGCAGCATGCATTACAACAGAAAATAAAATACTGCAGGATAATAAAAAAGGAAGTAAAAGGGAAAAATCGTTTTTATGTCCAATTAATTCTAGAAGGATTTCCTTATCGTAAATATGAATTAGGAAAGGAAGAAATAGGACTAGACATAGGCCCCTCTACGATTGCGATTGTAGGGGAATCGAAAGCGGAATTAAAAGAGTTTTGTGAAGAAGTTGTTTTAATAGATAAAGAGAAAAGAAGAATAAACCGGAAAATGGACAGGCAGCGTAGAGCAAATAACCCTAGTAACTATCAAACTAATGGAACGGTGAAAAAAGGGAAAAAGAAATGGGTTCACTCTAATCGATATATCCATACTCGTTCAGAGCACCGAGAATTGGAAAGAGGAATCAAAGAAGTAAGAAAGCAGCTGCATGGACGAGACACGAACCAAATCTTACAATACGCATTCTCTATACAAACAGAAAAACTTTCCTATAAAGCCTTTCAAAAAATGTTCGGGAAAAGTATCGGCAGAAAGGCACCAAGTATGTTTTTAAACATGTTAAAACGAAAAGTGAAATCTCGCGGCGGGGAATTCCGAGAATTTCCAACCTACTCCTCGAAGTTGTCTCAAACCTGTCACTGTGGAATGATCAAAAAGAAGTCACTCAAAGAGAGATGGCATAAATGTGGGTGCGGGGTAGTTGCCCAACGTGATTTATATAGAGCATTTTTGGCTCGATATGTAACTATATCTAATCGTGTAAATATCAAAAAAGCGAAAAAAGAGTGGATTCAATTTTCTCATGTTTTGGATGAGTGTGTTTCGAAATTGGAAAGTATAAAAACAGAAAGAAAGTTCATTTCAACATTTGGCATATAAACCCTTTGAGATGGTAGGATAACACTCCCGGTGCAGACGTACCCCGAAACAGTCAATAAGTTGTGAGCGGTGAGGGAATCTGAGCCCATGTAGATAGTCCTGTTTCGATTATTTGCATTAGAACGATTTTGGCTGTCGAAGCCTTTTAGACCAAAGTGAAGTTCTTTTTCTAGATTTATTCTAGAGATTGAAAAGCCCAAGTTATTAGAAGGTGGAACCCCTTCCACTTATGGATGGGAGAGCGTCAGAGGCTGTCAAGGTGAACTGGCGAATAAAGAGTTTCAAGTCTACATTGAAGATACAGACGGAAATGTGGTGCTGGATAAAAAAGTTCAGACCCAATCTAATGGATTTATCGATTTCTGGCTGCCACGTGATAAAACATATCAAATAAAGTTTGGATATGACGGAAAAAAGGCAGAATCAAAGATAGCCACTTTTGAAGGTGATCCTACTTGCATTACAACCATGCAGCTGAAGTAGTAAATTGAACTAAAAAGGGTCAGTCCCCTGCCAATTTCATATGCGGGAACCGACCCTTTTTTAACTAATTTTTTTAAAGATACCTTCCTCTGTTCGATGAAAATTACTGTTCACATTAAGTTCATATTTCTAACATTAATATGTTAAAAAACTGTGAAAGTCGTTGCCATTTGAATGCAAATTGCGTATATTTAAAGTGTAGAGAAGATAGTGAAAACATTCACAAACTTCACTACAAAATCCAGCTGGCTGAACAGCCCCTTGACGAAAGGGGACACAAAAATTTTTTTCAATAAAATTGTGAAGTATTTCACAAGAAATAATAGGAGATGATTGTG encodes:
- a CDS encoding type 1 glutamine amidotransferase domain-containing protein, producing MKLQGKKVVSLLHHDFEDLELWYPIYRLREEGAVVHLAGEEAGKEYTGKYGVPAQSDYAYGDVKVDDYDAILVPGGWAPDKIRRFPEVLSLIKEMDASEKVIGQICHAGWVLISAKILNGKKVTSTPGIRDDMKNAGAIWYDEPVVTDGHLVSSRRPPDLPDYMREFIRVLEQK
- the deoD gene encoding purine-nucleoside phosphorylase encodes the protein MSVHLGAKKGEIAEIVLLPGDPLRAKFVAEHFLEDAYCYNEVRGMYGYTGFYKGVQVSVQGTGMGNPSMSIYATELINDYGAKKLIRIGTCGAMQKELKIRDIILAQAVSSDSNMTEKIFYGCNYAPTADFSLLMKAYQEAQSKNATVYVGNIYNSDEFYRETLDRLHKFMDFGVLAVEMESTALYTLAAKYGVKALSILTVGSQLLTNERLTHKESEKSFYEMVEIALNTAIHD
- a CDS encoding purine/pyrimidine permease, producing the protein MRIILSGFQWMIFMIAGAIAAPIAIADLYNLTPMETTGLIQSTIITLGIAGFLQGLIGHKLPIHEGPAGLWWSIFTIYASLVGVLYTSHIAALQALCGGMIISGVLFILLSLFKLMDKIASLFTPAVTFIYLLLLILQLSGSFMKGMMGITSARTIVDGKVFLLSVIIICITFWLGNSRFLLLQRFSVLISICIGWSLFIVFGNIPAISQADTLIQLPKVFPFGRPSFDAATITTACLLTLLLITNAIASIRLMESVMKQQDSMDHRRYFRAGFTSGMNQLICGCLGAIGSVPISGAAGFVEQTGMRERKSYVIGCSLVIATSLLPPIMNIIAAIPAPIGYAVTFVIFVKMVGLSLKELKSVIHEERTLIVCGVSLLVGVGLMFIPSSATIHLSPIAAAILNNGLICGSLSAIILEQGLLVKERHGTKHIR
- a CDS encoding nucleotidyltransferase domain-containing protein, with product MRETILTSLKKIEEDFHVKILFACESGSRAWQFPSKDSDYDVRFIYVHKKEDYLAIDPIGIGSKRDVIELPINNLLDITGWELTKALRLFRKSNPPLLEWLRSGIVYYQAYSTMEQLQALSTSIFAPNSCLHHYLNMATNNFREYLQGEEVKIKKYFYVLRPVLAAGWIEKYHEFPPLEFSTLVNHLVPEGSLKDEINTLLKRKLAGEELDKEPKIQVINQFLHEEIERLRKYANTLNNSTPNFTPQLDLLFRDTLEEVWK
- a CDS encoding helix-turn-helix domain-containing protein, which encodes MDKEFTLASQLLTLIDTEQRWFTLAEIEKELGISDKTIRKMVEEISKQLPHAITIEVSRGKGIFLHRDRGSKTVNEVISIMFRQTVFFRLMNLLFTHVGQFSVEELAEAMFMSSSSLKKLIVQLNNNDLKAYNIRITYSSPTIKGNELHIRYFYWKLYCDAYEFTGWPFAEINYTFINQLITDIENEKNIVYFINSKRRLSFFVAIVLDRVKKGKFIKISEKLYPWEQGIFYLPVNNFAKKLEQMISIELPKNEIFFMQSMFSLSQYNDYDGSETASMKEVELRNNKEVSQMVNRFLTLLVEVYPNIDMNERFLLEIYEFFDKLLIDNAIPELLLISKSNLTVYVQKECQQIYQELQTCMQKWNTAYPSVLFNDFHLTKLTLLVSSSLRYKSKKAFLVIGEEFSIRHYIANLIKKEIGDQLIINTSIMKGLTDEIVQQHHIDFVISNFPVALKTVPVVIISTIPTKRDLDNIRKELLL
- a CDS encoding zinc ribbon domain-containing protein — encoded protein: MATPKERTPSFVATIRLKMDSKKEKQLLVLSDCARQLYNACLGECLNRLRKIQGTELYKETIQLSKTSEADVEKRRVNFKNLNETFGFTDSSIQSFGTKTKNDSKFIAEHLGTHVCQKISTRAFKATQKYAFKLAKKVRFKRKGEFVSVEGKNNKTFLTYSNGYVFVGKTLTLKCLLDPKDQWMQHALQQKIKYCRIIKKEVKGKNRFYVQLILEGFPYRKYELGKEEIGLDIGPSTIAIVGESKAELKEFCEEVVLIDKEKRRINRKMDRQRRANNPSNYQTNGTVKKGKKKWVHSNRYIHTRSEHRELERGIKEVRKQLHGRDTNQILQYAFSIQTEKLSYKAFQKMFGKSIGRKAPSMFLNMLKRKVKSRGGEFREFPTYSSKLSQTCHCGMIKKKSLKERWHKCGCGVVAQRDLYRAFLARYVTISNRVNIKKAKKEWIQFSHVLDECVSKLESIKTERKFISTFGI
- a CDS encoding DUF4190 domain-containing protein, yielding MSDKNQTNNSSVISLTVGILSLFIPFIGLILGIIGIVFSRKAVKQINKTNENGRGLATAGLICSIVGIIIQLLMVLGYVAYFSVSSIITN
- a CDS encoding NupC/NupG family nucleoside CNT transporter, which gives rise to MHYIISVAGLMIVLLLAWLASNDKKKIKYRPIITMIVIQIVLGLLLLKTSVGEFLIKGFADSFAKLLEYANEGTNFVFGGIANEGAHTFFLFVLMPIVFMSAIIGILQHYKILPFIIRYIGLVLSKVNGMGKLESYNAVAAAIVGQNEVFISVKNQLGLLPKHRLYTLCASAMSTVSMSIVGSYMTMLEPRYVVAALLLNLFGGFIVASIINPYEVKQEEDIVEVQEEEKQTFFEMLGEYIMDGFKVAIVVGVMLVGFVGLIALINGLFSGIFGISFQGILGYVFAPIAFVMGVPWHEAVKAGSIMATKLVSNEFVAMLDFVKIKDSLSDRTTAIVSVFLISFANFGSIGTIVGAVKGLNEKQGNVVARFGLKLLYGATLVSVLSAIIIGIVF
- a CDS encoding EamA family transporter encodes the protein MKVNKGILFVLLGAGCFGFTPIFAKLGFSYGYSLGQINIVQMIISSCLLWSFTLIKHSSFKGLNKKNVPQIMITGCFIGLTSIFYYGAMQYLPASLAIILMFQFVWIGILLEWIFSKIKPAPVTIMSIVFILIGVFFASNILNGDIQGLPFKGFLFGILSAFTYAGFIFFSGKVAVDVDPLTRTSLMVTGSTILVLVLFMRDIPTVVPLEANLLTTAIGVSLFGAVLPPLFFAVGAPLVSGGIANILTSIELPIAILSASLILSEAVTPLQWLGTAIILAAIALNELGSSLFKVRKHINR